Proteins encoded together in one Coregonus clupeaformis isolate EN_2021a chromosome 30, ASM2061545v1, whole genome shotgun sequence window:
- the LOC121546311 gene encoding GTPase IMAP family member 7-like — protein MACSSGTGERKRRASMADPPSMSDLRIVLLGPVGAGKSATGNTILGREAFKVDFSPEYVTKECEKQSTEANGRKIEVFDTPRLGEDGRSEITRCIMDKSVPGPHVFLLVIRLGVRLTEDEGNTVKWIQQNFGEDASDYTMILFTCADSPWFRRKTVDDYVKQNQDLQTLVDSCGGRYHSFNNDDREDPNQVTDLLDKIEEMVEGNEGGHYTNEMYQNAQGEITAQRIKSRPTAWDITATALLATSIALVVLAGVVRATLPTVLAGATVAAGPALAITKLARSRARAGPGLEVATEVARAAARPALEEIAVVLGVVVGVAGVALGALVGVDGLALGVAAGMAGVAGVAVGVAGLALGAPAGEAIIAGAGVAGLAGVALALAKNVQRHKK, from the exons ATGGCATGTTCGTCTGGTACAG gggagaggaagaggagagccaGCATGGCAGACCCTCCCAGCA TGTCTGATCTGAGGATTGTTCTGCTTGGTCCGGTTGGAGCAGGGAAGAGTGCAACGGGAAACACCATCCTTGGGAGAGAGGCCTTTAAAGTGGACTTCTCTCCTGAGTATGTAACCAAAGAGTGTGAGAAACAGAGTACAGAGGCGAATGGGAGGAAGATTGAAGTGTTCGACACCCCAAGACTGGGCGAGGATGGGAGGAGTGAGATAACCAGATGCATCATGGACAAGTCAGTCCCGGGACCCCATGTGTTCCTGCTGGTGATCCGGTTGGGGGTGAGGTTGACAGAAGATGAGGGGAACACTGTGAAGTGGATCCAGCAGAACTTTGGAGAAGATGCCTCAGACTACACCATGATATTATTCACCTGTGCTGATTCACCCTGGTTCAGAAGAAAGACAGTGGACGACTATGTGAAACAGAACCAAGACCTACAGACACTCGTCGACAGCTGTGGAGGCAGATATCACTCATTCAATAATGACGATAGGGAGGATCCCAATCAGGTCACAGATCTGCTGGACAAGATAGAAGAGATGGTGGAGGGGAATGAAGGGGGTCACTACACCAACGAGATGTACCAGAATGCTCAGGGTGAGATCACAGCCCAGAGGATAAAGAGCAGGCCTACAGCTTGGGACATTACTGCAACAGCTCTTCTGGCAACATCCATTGCATTGGTAGTACTCGCAGGAGTGGTGAGAGCAACGCTACCAACAGTCCTAGCAGGGGCAACAGTAGCAGCCGGACCAGCATTGGCAATAACAAAACTAGCGCGATCAAGAGCAAGAGCTGGACCAGGATTGGAAGTAGCAACAGAAGTAGCTCGAGCAGCAGCCAGACCAGCATTGGAAGAAATAGCAGTTGTATTGGGAGTAGTAGTAGGGGTAGCAGGCGTAGCATTGGGAGCACTAGTAGGGGTAGATGGACTAGCATTGGGAGTAGCAGCAGGTATGGCAGGAGTAGCAGGAGTTGCAGTAGGAGTTGCGGGACTAGCATTGGGAGCACCAGCAGGAGAAGCAATAATAGCAGGAGCAGGAGTAGCGGGATTAGCAGGagtagcattagcattagccaagAATGTCCAAAGGCATAAAAAATAG